Proteins encoded in a region of the Salipiger sp. CCB-MM3 genome:
- a CDS encoding SOS response-associated peptidase, whose product MCGRFAVTLPDDAMAKIFEAMPGNDLPHVPNFNVCPTNDVHVVRSDGGTRLLGAMRWGFLPHWYKAPYDGPLLINARAETIAEKPAFRAACRARRCIVPASGFYEWTKTEDGRRLPWYITPAEDDLLAFAGIWQDWEGEGQAFRTCAIVTTAASEEMSKVHHRMPVILSKKDWGLWLGEDGHGAATLMQAAPEGTLRMYRVDPKVNSNRAEGPELIEPI is encoded by the coding sequence ATGTGCGGACGTTTTGCAGTCACCCTTCCCGATGATGCCATGGCCAAGATCTTCGAGGCCATGCCCGGCAATGATTTGCCGCATGTCCCGAATTTCAACGTCTGTCCGACCAACGATGTGCATGTGGTGCGCTCGGACGGCGGGACGCGGCTGCTTGGGGCGATGCGCTGGGGCTTTCTGCCGCATTGGTACAAGGCGCCTTACGACGGGCCGCTGCTGATCAACGCGCGGGCCGAGACGATTGCCGAGAAACCCGCCTTCCGTGCCGCTTGCCGCGCGCGGCGCTGCATCGTGCCAGCCAGCGGCTTCTACGAATGGACCAAGACCGAGGATGGCCGCCGCCTGCCGTGGTACATCACTCCGGCCGAGGACGACCTGCTGGCCTTCGCCGGGATTTGGCAGGACTGGGAAGGAGAGGGTCAGGCCTTCCGCACCTGCGCTATCGTCACAACCGCGGCGAGCGAGGAAATGTCCAAGGTGCACCACCGGATGCCGGTGATCCTTTCGAAAAAGGACTGGGGCCTGTGGCTGGGCGAGGATGGGCACGGCGCCGCAACGCTTATGCAGGCGGCGCCCGAAGGCACTCTGCGGATGTACCGTGTCGATCCCAAGGTGAATTCGAACCGCGCCGAGGGGCCAGAACTGATCGAGCCGATCTGA
- a CDS encoding rRNA large subunit pseudouridine synthase E, protein MARVILLNKPYGVLSQFTDKGTEGSPRETLSNYVKVPGVYPAGRLDRDSEGLMVLTDDGRLQARISHPKFKQPKTYLVQVEGAPSDEQIAQLRKGVELKDGMTRPAQVRRIPEPDLWPRNPPVRFRKSVPDSWLEIKITEGRNRQVRRMTAHVGLPCLRLVRWAIGTWTLDDIPPGEWRDV, encoded by the coding sequence ATGGCCCGCGTGATCTTGCTCAACAAACCCTATGGCGTGCTGTCGCAATTCACCGACAAGGGCACCGAGGGCAGCCCGCGCGAGACGCTGTCGAACTATGTGAAAGTGCCCGGCGTCTATCCCGCGGGCCGCCTCGACCGCGACAGCGAGGGGCTCATGGTGCTGACCGATGACGGGCGGCTTCAGGCGCGGATCTCGCATCCGAAGTTCAAGCAGCCCAAGACCTACCTCGTGCAGGTCGAAGGCGCGCCGAGCGACGAGCAAATCGCGCAGCTGCGCAAAGGGGTGGAGCTGAAGGACGGGATGACCCGCCCGGCGCAGGTGCGGCGCATCCCCGAGCCCGACCTCTGGCCGCGCAATCCGCCGGTACGGTTTCGCAAATCGGTGCCCGACAGCTGGCTCGAGATCAAGATCACCGAGGGGCGCAACCGGCAGGTGCGGCGGATGACGGCGCATGTGGGATTGCCCTGCCTGCGGCTGGTTCGTTGGGCGATCGGCACATGGACGCTCGACGATATTCCTCCCGGCGAATGGCGCGACGTCTGA
- a CDS encoding nucleoside deaminase: MSFRSHMDLALAEARAAAARGEVPVGAVLVSPKGEVVATAGNRTRELNDPTAHAEILVLRAGCAALGSERLPEHDLYVTLEPCPMCAAAISFARIRRLYYGASDPKSGGVAQGARVYAHPQCHHVPEVYDGLAAPEAEALLKDFFAARRDG; this comes from the coding sequence ATGAGTTTTCGCAGTCATATGGATCTGGCGCTGGCTGAGGCGCGCGCCGCCGCCGCCCGCGGTGAGGTGCCGGTGGGCGCCGTGCTGGTCTCGCCCAAAGGCGAGGTCGTGGCCACGGCGGGCAACCGCACGCGCGAGTTGAACGATCCCACCGCCCATGCCGAGATCCTCGTGCTGCGCGCCGGGTGCGCCGCGCTCGGGTCCGAGCGGCTGCCTGAGCATGATCTCTACGTCACGCTGGAGCCATGCCCGATGTGCGCCGCGGCGATCTCCTTCGCGCGGATCCGGCGGCTTTACTACGGCGCATCCGACCCCAAGTCGGGCGGGGTGGCGCAGGGCGCGCGGGTCTATGCCCATCCGCAATGCCACCATGTGCCCGAGGTCTACGACGGGCTCGCCGCGCCCGAGGCAGAGGCGCTGCTGAAAGACTTTTTCGCTGCCCGGAGGGATGGCTGA
- a CDS encoding pseudouridine synthase, which produces MVSEDGRIAKVLARAGVASRREAEKMIEEGRVSVNGKVLESPALNVTAKDRITVDGVPLAPPEAPRLWLYHKPVGLVTTTNDEKGRETIFDKLPEDLPRVMSIGRLDLNSEGLLLLTNDGGIKRQLELPSTGWLRKYRVRVNGAPTEDMLKPLRAGIVVDGQAFQPMQVTLDRQQGANAWLTVGLREGKNREIRRAMADIGLTVNRLIRVSYGPFQLGELKTGEVQELRPKVIRDQLGLEGAKTEKPVPTRTRRKGPPKSRQ; this is translated from the coding sequence ATGGTGAGTGAGGATGGTCGCATCGCCAAGGTGCTGGCGCGCGCGGGCGTTGCCAGCCGCCGCGAGGCCGAGAAGATGATCGAAGAAGGCCGCGTCTCGGTGAACGGCAAGGTGCTGGAAAGCCCCGCGCTGAACGTCACCGCCAAGGACCGGATCACCGTCGATGGCGTGCCGCTCGCCCCGCCCGAAGCCCCGCGCCTGTGGCTCTATCACAAGCCCGTCGGGCTGGTGACCACCACCAATGACGAGAAGGGCCGCGAGACGATCTTTGACAAGCTGCCCGAGGATCTGCCCCGGGTGATGAGCATCGGGCGTCTCGACCTCAACTCCGAGGGCCTGCTGCTGCTGACCAATGACGGCGGCATCAAACGCCAGCTTGAACTGCCCTCGACCGGCTGGCTGCGCAAATACCGCGTGCGGGTGAACGGCGCGCCGACCGAGGACATGCTGAAGCCGCTGCGCGCGGGCATCGTGGTAGACGGTCAGGCATTCCAGCCCATGCAGGTGACTCTCGACCGGCAGCAGGGCGCCAACGCATGGCTGACCGTTGGTCTGCGTGAAGGCAAGAACCGCGAAATCCGCCGCGCCATGGCCGACATCGGACTGACGGTGAACCGACTGATCCGCGTCTCTTACGGGCCGTTCCAACTCGGCGAGCTGAAAACCGGCGAGGTGCAGGAACTGCGTCCCAAGGTGATCCGCGATCAGCTTGGCCTCGAAGGCGCCAAGACCGAAAAACCCGTGCCGACTCGGACCCGGCGCAAGGGACCGCCGAAAAGCAGGCAATAG
- a CDS encoding 5-bromo-4-chloroindolyl phosphate hydrolysis family protein — protein MAQRYGGKYSPDGSSDDAGTTDERPLYHGAKVDPVGARSNVLFAPPIVLAATSLNDGAAGLALGLVGAGILLLGAWLLRDGLRAQAAYDERKIARRPSIPRKLFAAACAGVGIGLAAFKADPGLVAPVLYGLSAAALHVGAFGLDPMKHKGMEGIDTFQQDRVAKVVDEAEAYLNAMEDAVRRAGDRQVEARVQRFHAKAKDLIRTVEEDPRDLTAARKYLGVYLMGARDAAVKFADIYSRTQDRGAKSDFMMLLTDLEESFGQKNRKLLLDNNADLTVEIDVLRDRLQREGVRLKEPE, from the coding sequence TTGGCACAACGCTACGGCGGCAAGTACAGTCCCGACGGGTCTTCCGACGATGCCGGCACCACCGACGAACGGCCGCTCTATCACGGAGCGAAGGTCGATCCGGTGGGCGCACGCTCGAATGTGCTCTTCGCCCCCCCGATCGTGCTGGCCGCGACCTCGCTGAACGATGGCGCTGCGGGGCTGGCTCTGGGCCTTGTCGGCGCGGGCATCCTGCTGCTTGGCGCGTGGCTGCTGCGCGATGGCCTGCGGGCGCAGGCCGCCTATGACGAGCGCAAGATCGCCCGCCGCCCTTCGATCCCGAGAAAGCTTTTCGCCGCAGCCTGCGCGGGCGTCGGGATCGGTCTCGCGGCCTTCAAAGCCGATCCGGGCCTTGTGGCACCGGTGCTCTATGGGCTGTCCGCTGCCGCGCTTCACGTGGGCGCCTTCGGGCTCGACCCGATGAAGCACAAGGGCATGGAAGGCATCGACACGTTCCAGCAGGACCGTGTCGCCAAGGTGGTGGACGAGGCAGAGGCCTATCTCAACGCCATGGAAGATGCGGTGCGCCGCGCGGGCGACCGGCAGGTCGAGGCGCGCGTGCAACGCTTCCACGCCAAAGCCAAGGACCTCATCCGCACCGTCGAAGAGGATCCGCGCGATCTGACCGCCGCGCGCAAATATCTTGGCGTCTATCTGATGGGCGCGCGCGACGCGGCGGTGAAATTCGCCGACATCTACAGCCGCACGCAGGATCGCGGGGCCAAGTCCGATTTCATGATGTTGCTGACGGACCTCGAGGAGAGCTTCGGCCAGAAGAACCGCAAGCTGCTGCTCGACAATAATGCCGACCTCACGGTCGAGATCGACGTGCTGCGCGACCGCCTTCAGCGCGAAGGCGTGCGGCTCAAAGAGCCTGAATGA
- a CDS encoding toxic anion resistance protein → MSENVRAKAQQELAMVEEVNAVILPDPKPADEVESYEAASPEVTEEIRARMDEIDMGDTQSIVSFGSAAQAELQEISQAMLADVRNKDVGPAGDSLRNIVTTIRGFSVSELDVRRKRSWWEKLIGKAAPFAKFTARYEEVQGQIDGITDSLLKHEHTLLKDIKSLDLLYDKTLTFYDELALYIAAGQKKLEELDANDIPAREAAVEAAAEDQKVMKAQELRDLRAARDDLERRVHDLKLTRQVTMQSLPSIRLVQENDKSLVTKINSTLVNTVPLWETQLAQAVTIQRSSEAAAAVRDANDLTNELLTSNAKNLRDSNAAIRTEMERGVFDIESVKQANADLIATIQDSLRIADEGKARRAAAEKDLQQMEAELRDTLASAKARSTGTGDNAATSVPAGS, encoded by the coding sequence ATGTCCGAGAACGTAAGAGCCAAGGCCCAGCAGGAACTGGCTATGGTGGAAGAGGTGAATGCTGTGATCCTGCCCGACCCCAAGCCCGCGGATGAGGTGGAAAGCTATGAGGCCGCCTCGCCCGAGGTGACCGAAGAGATCCGCGCCCGCATGGACGAGATCGACATGGGCGACACCCAGTCCATCGTCTCCTTCGGCTCGGCGGCTCAGGCCGAATTGCAGGAGATCAGTCAGGCGATGCTGGCGGACGTGCGCAACAAGGACGTCGGCCCCGCGGGCGACAGCCTGCGCAACATCGTCACCACGATCCGCGGCTTCTCGGTCTCGGAACTGGATGTGCGCCGCAAGCGCAGCTGGTGGGAAAAGCTGATCGGCAAGGCCGCGCCCTTCGCCAAGTTCACCGCCCGCTACGAGGAGGTGCAGGGCCAGATCGACGGCATCACCGACAGTCTGCTGAAGCACGAGCACACGCTGCTCAAGGACATCAAATCGCTCGACCTGCTCTACGACAAGACGCTGACCTTCTATGACGAGCTGGCGCTCTACATCGCTGCGGGCCAGAAGAAGCTAGAGGAACTCGACGCCAACGACATCCCCGCCCGCGAAGCCGCCGTGGAGGCCGCCGCAGAGGATCAGAAGGTGATGAAGGCGCAGGAACTGCGCGACCTGCGTGCCGCGCGGGACGATCTGGAACGCCGGGTGCACGATCTCAAGCTGACCCGGCAGGTGACCATGCAGTCGCTGCCCTCGATCCGGCTGGTGCAGGAAAACGACAAGAGCCTCGTCACCAAGATCAACTCGACGCTGGTCAACACCGTGCCGCTCTGGGAGACGCAGCTGGCGCAGGCAGTGACCATCCAGCGCTCATCCGAGGCCGCCGCCGCCGTCCGCGACGCCAACGATCTGACCAACGAGCTGCTGACCTCCAACGCCAAGAACCTGCGCGACAGCAACGCCGCCATCCGCACCGAGATGGAGCGCGGCGTCTTCGACATCGAGTCGGTCAAACAGGCCAATGCCGATCTGATCGCCACGATCCAAGACAGCCTGCGCATCGCCGACGAAGGCAAGGCGCGCCGCGCCGCCGCCGAGAAGGACCTGCAGCAGATGGAAGCCGAGCTGCGCGACACGCTGGCTTCGGCCAAGGCGCGGTCGACCGGCACCGGCGACAACGCCGCCACTTCGGTTCCAGCGGGGTCGTGA
- a CDS encoding DUF2927 domain-containing protein, translating to MRGWGKSVLSILVCAGLAACDSSALAPRSTEVLPQSRPSGLKPREAETPGAPRQSLASYDLEVYYARVQADLLSQGLLRTDGGGPDTPVTDTMLMRNFERIALAEEYARGQGLKPSRGELGRVKKWLKPVRVSVEFGDHVPAEQQVTDRNQLSQYVSRLGRITGHPISMTTGNSNFHVLFMSEDDKKTIAPRIKQLVPDVNPTALAVFNDLPREIHCLVIAFSDEPDGYAYGQAIAVIRSEHPDLLRRSCIHEEVAQGLGLGNDSPQARPSIFNDDDEFALLTSMDEMLLKILYDPQLKPGMDAATARPIVQDLAAQMTGGSGPS from the coding sequence ATGCGGGGTTGGGGTAAAAGTGTACTGAGCATCTTGGTTTGCGCGGGCCTCGCGGCCTGCGATAGTTCTGCCCTGGCTCCGCGCAGCACCGAAGTGCTGCCGCAGTCGCGCCCCTCCGGGCTCAAGCCTCGCGAGGCTGAAACCCCGGGCGCGCCGCGGCAATCCCTGGCGAGCTACGATCTGGAGGTCTATTACGCCCGGGTGCAGGCCGATCTGCTGTCACAGGGTCTGCTCCGCACCGACGGCGGCGGACCCGACACGCCGGTCACCGACACCATGCTGATGCGCAATTTCGAACGCATCGCTCTGGCCGAGGAATACGCCCGCGGCCAAGGGCTGAAACCCTCACGCGGCGAGCTTGGCCGGGTGAAGAAATGGCTCAAGCCGGTGCGCGTCTCGGTCGAGTTCGGCGACCATGTTCCGGCGGAGCAGCAGGTCACCGACCGCAACCAGCTCAGCCAATACGTCAGCCGTCTTGGCCGGATCACCGGGCATCCGATCTCGATGACCACCGGCAATTCGAACTTCCACGTTCTGTTCATGTCCGAGGACGATAAGAAGACCATCGCCCCGCGCATCAAACAGCTGGTGCCCGATGTGAACCCCACGGCGCTGGCGGTGTTCAACGATCTGCCGCGTGAGATTCACTGCCTCGTCATCGCCTTTTCCGACGAGCCGGACGGCTATGCCTACGGTCAGGCCATCGCGGTAATCCGCTCCGAGCATCCGGATCTGCTGCGCCGATCCTGTATCCACGAAGAAGTGGCGCAGGGGCTGGGGCTTGGCAACGACAGCCCGCAGGCCCGGCCCTCGATCTTCAATGACGACGACGAGTTCGCGCTTCTCACCTCGATGGACGAGATGCTGCTGAAAATCCTTTACGACCCCCAGCTCAAACCCGGCATGGATGCCGCCACCGCGCGGCCGATCGTGCAGGATCTTGCCGCGCAGATGACCGGCGGCAGCGGGCCAAGCTGA
- a CDS encoding SPFH domain-containing protein yields the protein MGILDFLSGQFIDVIHWTDDTRDTMVWRFEREGHEIKYGAKLTVREGQAAVFVHEGQLADVFTPGLYMLETNNMPIMTSLQHWDHGFRSPFKSEIYFVNTTRFTGLKWGTKNPIICRDPEFGPVRLRAYGTYSVRVSDPAKFLVEIVGTDGEFTSHEISFQIRNIIVQEFSRLIASSGIPVLDMAANTQELGKMLAEGISSTIAEYGLSLPELYIENISLPDAVEKALDKRTSMGVVGDLDAYTRFQAAEALGAEGSAAGQAMGTGFGAGMGMAMGGAMTGAQAGPWGARPQQTAATAPPPPPPPVEHVWHVASGGQTSGPFSKARLGRMATEGELTRDSYVWTQGQDGWKRAEDVTELAQLFTVLPPPPPGV from the coding sequence ATGGGAATTCTGGATTTCCTCTCGGGGCAGTTCATCGACGTCATCCACTGGACCGACGACACCCGCGACACGATGGTCTGGCGCTTCGAGCGCGAGGGCCATGAAATCAAATACGGCGCCAAGCTCACCGTGCGCGAGGGGCAGGCAGCGGTTTTCGTGCACGAAGGGCAACTGGCGGATGTGTTCACGCCGGGTCTCTACATGCTCGAGACCAACAACATGCCGATCATGACCTCGCTGCAGCACTGGGATCACGGCTTCCGATCGCCCTTCAAATCCGAGATTTATTTCGTCAACACCACCCGCTTCACCGGGCTGAAGTGGGGCACGAAAAACCCGATCATCTGCCGCGACCCCGAGTTCGGCCCGGTGCGCCTGCGCGCCTATGGCACCTATTCGGTGCGCGTGTCGGACCCGGCGAAATTCCTCGTCGAGATCGTCGGCACCGATGGCGAGTTCACCAGCCACGAGATCAGCTTCCAGATCCGCAATATCATCGTGCAGGAGTTCTCGCGGCTGATCGCCTCTTCGGGCATTCCGGTGCTCGACATGGCGGCCAATACGCAAGAGCTGGGCAAGATGCTGGCCGAGGGCATTTCGTCGACCATCGCCGAATACGGCCTGTCGCTGCCCGAGCTTTACATCGAGAACATCTCGCTGCCCGATGCGGTCGAAAAGGCGCTCGACAAGCGCACGTCGATGGGCGTGGTGGGCGATCTTGATGCCTATACCCGCTTTCAGGCCGCCGAGGCGCTGGGGGCCGAGGGCTCTGCCGCCGGTCAGGCCATGGGCACCGGCTTTGGCGCGGGCATGGGGATGGCCATGGGCGGCGCCATGACCGGCGCGCAGGCGGGTCCGTGGGGCGCGCGCCCGCAGCAGACCGCTGCCACCGCGCCGCCGCCTCCCCCGCCGCCGGTGGAACATGTGTGGCACGTGGCCTCGGGCGGCCAGACCAGCGGCCCCTTCTCCAAGGCCAGGCTCGGACGCATGGCGACCGAGGGCGAGCTGACCCGCGACAGCTATGTCTGGACCCAAGGTCAGGACGGCTGGAAACGCGCCGAGGACGTAACCGAACTGGCGCAGCTCTTCACCGTTCTGCCACCGCCGCCTCCGGGCGTCTGA